In Oxalobacteraceae bacterium OTU3CINTB1, the sequence GCAGCGTTGATCCCCTATCTACCTTCGAACCGCTTATTTCAGCTTGCAGCTCAGCAGGTAGTAGTACTGCAGACGCTCGATGCGGATCTGCTTGGCCGACGCCGCGAAGCGCTTGCGCAGGGTGCTGTCGGTCAGGTAGTTGTGCATCACCTCGTAGCGCTGGCCGTCGTCCGCCGTCAGGATCTGGAAGGTATTGCCTTCCAAGTCGGTGCGGGCGAACACCATCGTATCGCCATCGACATACGATTCGTCGAGCAACACCAGCATCACATCCTTGCCCAGCTTGGCGCGCAGGGTCTTCAGGTATTTCTCCTGGTCTTCGCGCTTGACGTGGGTCCACAGCCCGGCGGCGAACACGGCGGTATATTTTCCTTCCAGGTCGTCGGGCAGATTGAACGCGTCCATCACGCCGAAGGTCACGACGTCCTCGTCCAGGCCGCGCGTCTCGGCCAGCGCGATCATTTCCGGGAGCAGATCCGTGGCGTGGACGGAATCGGCCACCTCGGCGATCAAATCGGTCCAATAGGCGGTGCCGCAGGCCAGTTCCAGCACCTTGTGGCCCTGGAACAGCTCGGCGACCATTTCCTGCAGGTCGTCCAGATCGTCGAAGCGCTCTTCGCGCGCGTAGACCTGGTCGTAGTTGTCGGCATTGACGGCATAAAATTGTGCCAACTGATTGGTAATCATGGTAGTGCTTTCTAGTTACAGTTCGTAGTGCTCTTTTTCACCGCTCATGGCCTGCTCGATCAACTTGCGGTTGAGCGTGGGGGCCAGCAGTTCAATAAAGGTGTATATATAGCTGCGCAGATAGGCGCCCTGCTTGACCGCCACCCGCGACACATTCATGCCGAACAGATGGCCGACAGGGATGGCGCGCAGGTTCTTGTCGCGCTCGGCGTCATAGGCCATACCCGCTATGATACCAATCCCCATGCCCAACTCCACGTAGGTCTTGATCACATCGGCGTCTATGGCTTCCAGCAACACGTCCAGCTTCAGCCCGCGCAGGGAAAACGCGTGGTCTATCTTGCTGCGGCCGGCGAAGGCGCCATCGTACGTGATGATGGGGAATGC encodes:
- a CDS encoding class I SAM-dependent methyltransferase is translated as MITNQLAQFYAVNADNYDQVYAREERFDDLDDLQEMVAELFQGHKVLELACGTAYWTDLIAEVADSVHATDLLPEMIALAETRGLDEDVVTFGVMDAFNLPDDLEGKYTAVFAAGLWTHVKREDQEKYLKTLRAKLGKDVMLVLLDESYVDGDTMVFARTDLEGNTFQILTADDGQRYEVMHNYLTDSTLRKRFAASAKQIRIERLQYYYLLSCKLK